In one Lolium rigidum isolate FL_2022 unplaced genomic scaffold, APGP_CSIRO_Lrig_0.1 contig_32702_1, whole genome shotgun sequence genomic region, the following are encoded:
- the LOC124681044 gene encoding elongation factor-like GTPase 1: protein MVTAVAAAGDPRLVRNTCIMAHVDHGKTTLADHLVAYGSGGGLLTPKWAGQARVMDHLPEERARAITMKSAAVALRHGAHRVHLIDSPGHLDFCSEVSAAARLADSALILVDVVDGVHVQTHAALRKAFAERLRPCLVLNKLDRLITEMRLEPEEAYRRLRRIVAEANSVYSDLRSGSYFSSLLDGDGDEDAFAPQKGNVIFACARDGWGFRVHDFAALYAQAHPDMASKLLAGLWGPYCWDKKNRKVVGKDAMASQQPMFVEFVLKPLWKAYKEGLKEDGASWLRDQVVSRYNLKVSQRELQNKEPDKVLQAVLKAWLPLAETVMTMLVECTQDPIAAQRFRVPKLMPERELAPGDAAEHAGIVAEADKVRRCVTACSTSARAPVVVFVSKMFGLAYKDLPLSGLDGELLNHTTNGSDDECFLAFARVFSGVLRAGQKVFVLSPMYDPLKGDTTGKHLKEVELQHLYEMQGQDLRAVASVGAGNLVAIQGLGDHIMKTATLSSTRNCWPFASMLFQVSPLLKVAIEPSNLADLGTFVNGLRLLNQADPLAECTQENGQYLLAAAGKVHLELCIKNLNERFAKNVKLNVSEPLVSFKETIQGEGVGNMESRKGPQEFVERTAPDGKFAVRVKVIRLPDALTKVLEENEILLSQTIQGQTARSNGATGLQCSQDDARSVSKLRQHMLSAIDRELEAISMQVDKLKLERYRKILLGYLQRIWALGPSLVGPNLLLSPDVRSRSGAITSQDGREGILVCGTCHVSDKLGFVSVCDAETSNGIANSEPSTGAPDHETLRNIVVSGFQEATNAGPLCDEPMWGLAFIVEPFIFTHSPDNANRSYEHKAAVREACRAAVLQSKPRLVQSMYFCELTTPSVYLGAVYAVLGDCRAKVLKEEMQEGTSLFTVHAYLPVAESSEFSEKLRSATSGAASARLALSHWEAIPRDPFFVPKTKEEIEEFGDGSNMGPNLAKTLINSVRRRKGLHVEDKVVEHGTKQRTRAKKV from the coding sequence atgGTGACGGCGGTGGCGGCAGCCGGTGACCCTCGCCTAGTCCGCAACACATGCATTATGGCGCACGTAGACCACGGCAAGACCACGCTGGCCGACCACCTGGTGGcgtacggcagcggcggcggcctcctcacCCCCAAGTGGGCTGGCCAAGCCCGCGTCATGGACCACCTGCCGGAGGAGCGGGCGCGGGCCATCACGATGAAGTCCGCCGCGGTCGCGCTCCGCCACGGCGCCCACCGCGTCCACCTCATCGACTCCCCCGGCCACCTCGACTTCTGCTCCGAGGTCTCCGCCGCCGCGCGGCTCGCCGACTCGGCGCTCATCCTCGTCGACGTCGTCGACGGCGTCCACGTCCAGACCCACGCCGCGCTGCGCAAGGCCTTCGCCGAGCGCCTCCGCCCCTGCCTCGTCCTCAACAAGCTCGACCGCCTCATCACCGAGATGCGGCTCGAGCCCGAGGAGGCgtaccgccgcctccgccgcatcgTCGCCGAGGCCAATTCCGTCTACTCCGACCTGCGCTCGGGGTCCTACTTCTCCTCCCTCCTCGACGGGGACGGTGACGAGGACGCCTTCGCGCCGCAGAAGGGCAACGTCATCTTCGCCTGCGCCCGTGACGGCTGGGGATTCCGAGTCCACGACTTCGCCGCTCTGTACGCCCAGGCTCACCCCGACATGGCGAGCAAATTGCTGGCAGGGCTCTGGGGGCCGTACTGCTGGGACAAGAAGAACAGGAAGGTTGTGGGGAAAGATGCCATGGCCAGCCAGCAGCCAATGTTTGTAGAGTTCGTGCTCAAGCCGCTATGGAAGGCCTACAAGGAGGGTCTGAAGGAGGATGGCGCAAGCTGGCTGCGCGATCAGGTGGTCTCGAGGTACAATCTGAAGGTGTCACAGCGCGAGCTTCAGAACAAGGAACCTGACAAGGTGCTGCAAGCCGTGCTGAAGGCCTGGCTGCCTCTTGCAGAAACGGTGATGACGATGCTCGTGGAGTGCACTCAGGACCCAATTGCCGCCCAGAGATTCAGAGTGCCGAAGCTTATGCCCGAGAGAGAGCTGGCGCCAGGGGATGCTGCAGAGCATGCCGGCATTGTCGCCGAGGCTGACAAGGTGAGGAGGTGTGTGACGGCCTGCAGCACCAGCGCAAGGGCACCCGTGGTGGTGTTCGTGTCCAAGATGTTTGGGCTGGCATACAAGGATCTGCCACTCAGTGGGCTGGATGGAGAGCTGCTCAACCACACCACCAATGGATCAGATGATGAGTGTTTCCTGGCATTTGCGCGGGTTTTCAGCGGCGTTCTCCGTGCCGGGCAGAAGGTGTTTGTGCTGTCGCCGATGTATGATCCTCTGAAAGGGGACACAACAGGCAAGCATTTGAAGGAGGTGGAGCTGCAGCACTTGTATGAGATGCAGGGACAGGACCTGAGGGCGGTTGCCAGCGTAGGCGCCGGGAATTTGGTTGCCATCCAGGGCCTCGGTGACCACATCATGAAGACGGCCACATTGTCATCCACGAGGAACTGCTGGCCTTTTGCGAGCATGTTGTTCCAGGTTTCTCCATTGCTGAAGGTTGCAATTGAGCCGTCCAACCTGGCTGATCTGGGAACATTTGTTAATGGGCTTAGGCTACTTAACCAGGCGGACCCATTGGCTGAGTGCACCCAAGAAAATGGCCAGTATCTCCTCGCCGCAGCGGGGAAGGTACATTTGGAGCTTTGTATAAAGAATCTGAATGAGAGATTTGCAAAAAATGTTAAACTGAATGTCTCTGAGCCCTTGGTATCATTCAAGGAAACCATCCAAGGAGAAGGTGTTGGCAATATGGAGAGCCGGAAGGGTCCACAGGAATTTGTTGAGAGGACTGCTCCAGATGGAAAATTTGCTGTGAGAGTTAAAGTCATCAGACTTCCAGATGCTCTGACTAAGGTCCTTGAGGAAAATGAAATATTGCTTTCCCAAACAATTCAGGGGCAAACAGCGAGAAGCAACGGAGCAACAGGTTTACAATGTTCTCAGGATGATGCTCGTTCTGTGTCAAAGCTTAGGCAGCATATGCTCAGTGCTATAGACCGTGAACTGGAAGCGATTTCTATGCAAGTGGATAAATTAAAGCTCGAGCGCTATAGGAAGATACTGCTTGGATACTTGCAGAGAATCTGGGCCCTAGGTCCTTCGCTCGTCGGTCCAAACCTCCTCCTCTCTCCTGATGTAAGATCACGCAGTGGTGCGATAACCAGCCAAGATGGAAGAGAGGGTATTCTTGTGTGCGGTACATGTCACGTCTCGGATAAATTGGGTTTTGTGAGTGTGTGTGATGCAGAAACCAGCAATGGCATTGCTAACAGTGAACCATCGACAGGTGCTCCTGATCATGAGACACTAAGGAACATCGTTGTCTCGGGATTTCAGGAGGCCACAAACGCAGGGCCTTTGTGTGATGAACCTATGTGGGGTCTGGCATTCATCGTTGAGCCCTTCATATTCACTCACAGCCCAGATAACGCCAATCGCTCTTACGAGCACAAAGCAGCAGTCAGGGAAGCATGCCGGGCAGCAGTGCTTCAGAGCAAGCCAAGGCTAGTCCAATCCATGTATTTCTGCGAATTGACCACTCCCTCGGTGTATTTAGGTGCAGTCTATGCTGTTCTTGGTGATTGCCGAGCAAAGGTGCTGAAAGAAGAGATGCAAGAAGGAACTTCACTGTTTACAGTGCATGCCTATCTGCCAGTTGCTGAGAGCTCTGAATTCTCTGAGAAGCTTAGGAGCGCAACTTCAGGTGCAGCCAGTGCACGTCTTGCTTTGAGTCACTGGGAAGCTATTCCTCGAGATCCCTTCTTTGTCCCGAAAACTAAGGAGGAGATTGAGGAATTTGGAGATGGTTCAAACATGGGACCAAACTTGGCGAAGACACTCATCAACTCGGTGAGGCGGAGAAAGGGGCTACACGTTGAAGACAAGGTCGTGGAGCACGGCACAAAACAGCGCACTCGTGCTAAGAAAGTGTAG